In Actinomadura citrea, a single window of DNA contains:
- the bioB gene encoding biotin synthase BioB produces MDLLETLVGKGLRREPLSRAEALAVLETSDDELLDVVAAAGRVRRHWFGRRVKLNYLVNLKSGLCPEDCSYCSQRLGSKAEVLTYTWLKPGEAAAAAGAGVAGGAKRVCLVASGRGPTDRDVERVADIIAAIKERDEDVEICACLGLLSGTQAGRLQGAGVHAYSHNLNTAEAAYADICTTHEFGDRVDTVRQTKAAGLSACSGLIAGMGESDADLVDVVFALRDLDVDSVPVNFLIPFEGTPMAGKWALTPQRCLRILAMVRFVCPDVEVRLAGGREIHLRTLQPLALHVVNSIFLGDYLTSEGQAGRADLDMIADAGFEVEGTATTTLPEHRRRSKPPASNDEPERERTGDARPPQASRPARADLVTVRRRGAGTDLPPNA; encoded by the coding sequence GACTCTGGTCGGCAAGGGGTTGCGCCGTGAGCCGCTGTCCCGGGCCGAGGCGCTCGCGGTGCTGGAAACCTCCGATGACGAGCTGCTGGACGTGGTGGCCGCCGCCGGCAGGGTACGCCGGCACTGGTTCGGGCGCCGGGTCAAGCTGAACTATCTGGTCAACCTGAAGTCAGGGCTCTGTCCTGAGGACTGCTCGTACTGCTCGCAGCGGCTGGGTTCGAAGGCGGAGGTCCTGACCTACACCTGGCTGAAGCCCGGCGAGGCGGCCGCGGCGGCCGGAGCGGGCGTGGCCGGTGGCGCCAAACGCGTGTGCCTGGTGGCCAGCGGGCGCGGCCCGACCGACCGGGACGTGGAGCGGGTCGCCGACATCATCGCGGCGATCAAGGAACGCGACGAGGATGTCGAGATCTGCGCCTGCCTCGGACTGCTGTCGGGCACGCAGGCGGGGCGGCTGCAGGGGGCCGGCGTCCACGCCTACAGCCACAACCTGAACACCGCCGAAGCCGCGTATGCGGACATCTGCACCACGCACGAGTTCGGCGACCGGGTCGACACCGTGCGGCAGACCAAGGCGGCGGGCCTGTCGGCCTGCTCCGGGCTGATCGCCGGTATGGGGGAGAGCGACGCGGACCTCGTGGACGTGGTGTTCGCGCTGCGTGATCTGGACGTGGACTCGGTCCCGGTGAACTTCCTGATCCCGTTCGAGGGGACGCCGATGGCCGGGAAGTGGGCCCTCACCCCGCAGCGCTGCCTGCGGATACTGGCGATGGTGCGTTTCGTCTGCCCGGACGTGGAGGTGCGTCTCGCCGGCGGGCGGGAGATCCATCTGCGGACGCTCCAGCCCCTCGCGCTGCACGTGGTCAACTCGATCTTCCTGGGCGACTACCTGACCAGCGAGGGGCAGGCGGGCAGAGCAGACCTCGACATGATCGCCGACGCGGGCTTCGAGGTCGAGGGCACGGCCACCACCACGCTGCCCGAACACCGAAGGCGATCGAAGCCCCCCGCGTCCAATGACGAACCCGAACGAGAGCGCACCGGCGACGCCCGCCCTCCGCAAGCCTCCCGGCCGGCCCGAGCCGACCTGGTGACGGTACGCCGCCGCGGTGCCGGCACCGACCTGCCCCCCAACGCCTGA
- a CDS encoding nucleoside triphosphate pyrophosphohydrolase encodes MENEHAPGSLARALADVAAEREAQDRMWGVQEFPDGTGPGFTARAEEAKQECAAAWARGELTWRHILTEEFYESLAESDPRSLRNELVQTAAVALKWVQSLDRRHGATVHQTRDGRRPEKLVRDRIPEIIRDAGGSPETRAATREEQAALLRNKLYEEAGEYLATNDPAELADLLEVLHAFAALHGLTPEQLEEQRAAKAAERGAFSKRLVLRLPH; translated from the coding sequence ATGGAGAACGAGCACGCACCGGGATCACTCGCGAGGGCGCTGGCGGATGTGGCCGCAGAACGTGAGGCCCAAGACCGTATGTGGGGCGTCCAGGAGTTCCCTGACGGCACCGGCCCGGGTTTCACCGCGCGTGCGGAGGAGGCGAAACAGGAATGCGCCGCGGCATGGGCGCGTGGCGAGCTGACGTGGCGGCACATTCTCACCGAGGAGTTCTACGAGTCACTGGCCGAATCCGACCCGCGAAGCCTCCGTAACGAACTGGTCCAGACGGCGGCGGTCGCTCTCAAGTGGGTCCAGTCCCTGGACCGGCGGCACGGCGCGACCGTGCACCAGACCAGGGACGGGCGCCGACCCGAGAAGCTCGTCCGCGATCGGATCCCCGAGATCATCCGGGATGCGGGCGGATCCCCGGAAACCCGGGCCGCGACCCGGGAGGAACAGGCCGCCTTGCTGCGCAACAAGCTCTACGAGGAGGCCGGCGAGTACCTCGCGACCAACGATCCTGCGGAGCTCGCCGACCTCCTGGAGGTGCTTCACGCCTTCGCCGCCCTCCACGGCCTCACACCCGAGCAGTTGGAAGAGCAACGCGCTGCCAAGGCGGCGGAACGAGGAGCCTTCTCCAAGCGCCTCGTCCTCCGCCTCCCCCACTGA